In Pseudofrankia saprophytica, one genomic interval encodes:
- a CDS encoding NucA/NucB deoxyribonuclease domain-containing protein: MQYRRNNTVVSQAIATSFILSQLNAKSRLLNTVKVGVVLTDNVGEPMPQVRWSQDVSCLASPGCSIFIGTHLMNLAMNISQISSVSFDSPGDQISAFRPFASGDFGIGEAIGLTHFDQGYTNWIQCDSESGQVAISGCIHDEFVPTYVLHRSAYPNVWLGDLDAIVAGKPTTLHRLIDGKDPSGRTRQSNRNAACAGFVASGPLDTCDEYPYASTLEGGAGGHTWHVPSTENSLHGSQDLGKFYTDNRLFNGEAFHVVLDPAS; encoded by the coding sequence GTGCAGTATAGACGCAATAACACCGTCGTCAGCCAAGCCATAGCGACGAGCTTCATACTTTCGCAGCTTAACGCCAAGTCCCGCCTCCTGAATACTGTGAAGGTCGGCGTCGTGCTCACCGACAACGTCGGGGAGCCAATGCCGCAAGTCAGGTGGTCCCAGGACGTCTCCTGCCTAGCCAGTCCTGGTTGCTCTATTTTCATCGGCACGCATCTGATGAATCTGGCGATGAATATCTCACAAATCTCCTCCGTCTCGTTCGATTCGCCGGGAGACCAAATTTCAGCATTCCGACCATTCGCCTCCGGGGACTTCGGTATCGGCGAGGCGATTGGCCTCACCCACTTTGATCAGGGCTACACAAACTGGATCCAGTGCGACTCCGAATCCGGTCAGGTCGCTATTAGCGGATGCATTCATGATGAATTCGTCCCGACCTATGTCCTACACAGGTCCGCCTACCCGAACGTTTGGCTAGGTGACCTGGACGCCATCGTGGCTGGCAAGCCCACGACTCTCCACAGACTTATTGATGGGAAGGATCCGAGCGGGCGAACAAGGCAGTCAAATCGGAACGCGGCGTGCGCAGGTTTTGTCGCAAGCGGCCCTCTTGATACCTGCGACGAATATCCCTACGCGTCAACATTGGAGGGCGGAGCCGGCGGACACACGTGGCACGTGCCGTCGACCGAGAACAGTCTTCATGGGTCGCAGGACCTCGGAAAGTTCTACACAGACAACCGCCTGTTCAACGGCGAGGCATTCCACGTAGTGCTGGACCCGGCGTCG
- a CDS encoding endonuclease VII domain-containing protein, producing the protein MSYDPEARRTRRQERYRRRKEADPRHGLTRNLWSHYGITIEEWDRLLIASCGLCAICARPFRNTPKEPHVDHNHRTGVVRDLLCAPCNRRLEALEAPGFVRAAHAYLLLHRQAAGV; encoded by the coding sequence ATGTCCTACGACCCCGAAGCTCGACGGACGCGCCGGCAAGAAAGGTACCGCAGAAGGAAGGAGGCCGACCCGAGGCATGGTCTGACTCGGAATCTATGGTCCCACTATGGCATAACCATTGAAGAGTGGGACAGGCTGCTCATCGCCTCGTGTGGGCTGTGCGCCATCTGTGCCCGGCCGTTCAGAAACACCCCGAAGGAGCCGCACGTCGACCACAACCACCGGACGGGCGTGGTCCGGGATCTGCTCTGCGCCCCGTGCAACCGCAGACTTGAGGCACTAGAAGCACCCGGTTTCGTGCGGGCCGCGCACGCATACCTCCTCCTCCACCGCCAGGCCGCTGGGGTTTAA
- a CDS encoding tetratricopeptide repeat protein, whose amino-acid sequence MDFAEPPPRGPTIDRRGFVHLLLAGAGAGLGGGLVREPLDGPSLILESVTRTVNALATGYSSTDPRRIGTALNHAERNITKLVTGRPSPTQMRDTKAVYSRLLTISSAVADDTGDYDEAIRTGELAASLATEVGDAQTSGYAWSIVSGALHHSGRHRKAVDIAQRAKSTAGASPSGVMALLEEATAAAAMGRAHTTIDAVMAAEEQHGKLSDAAWGNPGFGLLGTYHPSNLKAFAGSALVEVGLFDEATPRLEEAADILAGSPAAGIRAYVWVYQARAALGQGDVDKAHAVASKAVAMADARPTAFIAGSVVQLDLMAGGEFSDLVDRVRPWGFSPPSTV is encoded by the coding sequence ATGGACTTCGCGGAACCACCACCACGAGGACCGACGATCGACCGCCGAGGCTTCGTTCACCTACTGCTCGCCGGCGCGGGCGCTGGGCTCGGGGGCGGGCTGGTGAGAGAGCCGCTCGACGGGCCTAGCCTGATCCTCGAATCGGTCACCCGCACCGTCAACGCACTGGCCACGGGCTATTCGTCGACCGACCCGCGCAGGATCGGCACCGCCCTGAACCACGCCGAACGGAACATCACCAAGCTGGTTACCGGTCGACCATCGCCAACCCAGATGCGCGACACCAAGGCCGTGTACTCCCGGCTGTTGACGATCTCGTCGGCCGTCGCGGACGACACGGGCGACTACGACGAGGCGATCCGCACGGGCGAGCTGGCGGCCAGCCTCGCGACCGAGGTAGGCGACGCACAAACCAGCGGCTACGCCTGGTCGATCGTGTCCGGCGCGCTGCACCACTCGGGCCGCCACCGCAAAGCCGTGGACATCGCCCAGCGGGCCAAGAGCACCGCGGGTGCCTCGCCGTCCGGCGTGATGGCCCTCCTGGAGGAAGCCACAGCGGCCGCCGCGATGGGTCGAGCCCACACCACCATCGACGCCGTGATGGCCGCCGAGGAGCAGCACGGCAAACTGTCGGACGCCGCATGGGGAAACCCAGGCTTCGGCTTGCTCGGCACCTACCACCCGAGCAACCTCAAAGCGTTCGCCGGCTCGGCCCTGGTCGAGGTCGGGCTGTTCGACGAAGCCACACCCCGCCTGGAGGAAGCCGCCGACATCCTGGCCGGCTCACCAGCCGCAGGCATCCGCGCGTACGTCTGGGTGTACCAGGCTCGGGCCGCGCTCGGCCAAGGCGACGTCGACAAGGCACACGCGGTGGCCTCCAAGGCCGTCGCGATGGCCGACGCCCGACCCACAGCGTTCATCGCGGGCTCGGTCGTCCAGCTCGACCTCATGGCTGGTGGCGAGTTCTCAGACCTCGTCGACCGAGTCAGACCATGGGGCTTCTCGCCGCCCTCGACGGTGTAG
- a CDS encoding oxygenase MpaB family protein, producing the protein MVASTVVLERTEDLRIWLGGHVLGRVAGSEGPARRERIFEAPGKRWFTEDRPIRRVHADASMFVGGLRALLLQSLHPLAMAGVAEHSDYRNDPWGRLQQTSYFLAMTTFGPAEGAERAVSRVKGVHRRVHGTAPDGRPYDASDPHLLRWVHVAETDSFLAAFQRYGHTKLSPEECDGYIADMAVVGRHLDIPDLPETREELDTAIREYRPELAGTPEARSAARYLLLQAPLPLPARPPYGALAGAAVGLMPAWTRWPLRLPYLPVAEETVGRIAGQSIVTTIRWAMGPRRA; encoded by the coding sequence ATGGTGGCCAGCACGGTCGTGCTCGAACGGACGGAGGACCTGCGGATCTGGCTCGGCGGCCACGTGTTAGGCCGGGTGGCTGGGTCCGAGGGGCCGGCACGCCGGGAACGGATCTTCGAGGCTCCTGGGAAGCGCTGGTTCACCGAGGATCGGCCCATCCGCCGCGTACACGCGGATGCGTCGATGTTCGTGGGCGGCCTGCGCGCGCTACTGCTCCAGTCGCTGCACCCGCTGGCCATGGCCGGGGTCGCCGAGCACTCGGACTACCGCAACGACCCGTGGGGACGTCTCCAGCAGACCAGCTACTTCCTCGCTATGACGACCTTCGGACCGGCCGAGGGAGCCGAGCGCGCCGTCTCCCGGGTGAAGGGCGTACACCGCCGAGTCCACGGCACCGCGCCTGACGGCCGCCCGTATGACGCCTCCGACCCGCACCTGCTGCGGTGGGTGCACGTGGCGGAGACAGATAGCTTCCTTGCAGCATTCCAGCGGTACGGCCACACCAAGCTGAGTCCCGAGGAGTGCGACGGCTACATCGCCGATATGGCTGTTGTCGGTCGACACCTGGACATCCCTGATCTTCCCGAGACGCGCGAGGAGTTGGACACCGCGATCCGGGAGTACAGACCAGAGCTGGCTGGAACCCCAGAAGCCCGTTCGGCTGCTCGGTACCTACTGCTTCAGGCACCCCTCCCCCTGCCCGCGCGACCGCCTTACGGCGCTCTGGCCGGAGCCGCCGTCGGTCTCATGCCCGCCTGGACGCGGTGGCCTCTGAGGCTGCCCTACCTGCCCGTCGCCGAGGAGACCGTGGGTCGCATCGCGGGGCAGTCGATCGTTACGACGATCCGGTGGGCGATGGGACCTAGGCGCGCCTGA